The Shewanella mesophila genome contains the following window.
AGCGGCAATTTCATCGGTCAATTCTTTACGTTTGGCTTCATCAAGTTGACGCTTAAAGTAGCCTTGAAGATGTTGCAAGGTATTGGTATGACTGCGTCGAGACGCTTTATTTTTCAGCGCTTCCATCAAACCACTAATGTATTGTTCGGCCATCTCCTCTAAGGGCATATCGGCTCTGGCCAATAATTTCCCCAACGCACGGTAACTCTCAATATGATGGCTCATCACCAAATACTTGTGCGTGCTGTGGAAAGTGATCAACTTATGTTTAGTGATGCCTGCGGCCGTAAGATCTAACCATTTTTGATAAGTAAAAATTCGCGTAATAAAATTCTCACGAATAACGGGATCATTTAAGCGACCATTTTCTTCACAAGGTAAGAGTGGATTTCCTTTCATAACTTGTTCGGCAAAAACACCAATTCCTGTCGATTCAGACCCCTTGCCATGGTGATGGTACACCTTGACGCGTTCCATACCGCAACTTGGGCTCTTGGCGCAAAATACAAATCCCGATAGCTCACCATATTTCTTTGCCGCTTGTTCGCCAAAATCTTTCAGCTTAGCGGTGACATCCCCAGTTCCATCGGGTCGAGAAACGGTGATGATATTGTCACGAATGATCTGTCTTATCGTTGGACGAGGCACGGGTAAACCTATCGCCATTTCCGGGCAGACAGGTTTAAACTCTGCGAAATCACTCAATTGATCCACACAAAAATTCGACTTTTTATGACCTCTATCATAGCGAACGTGTTCGCCCATGACACAAGCGCTGATGCCAATCTTAAGTTTTTTATTCATCATCTGCCCCAACTTAATACTCTCAGTAGATAAAGACTATCAATCGCCAAATACTAGTAGATAAAACGGCCAATTGGATTTAATAGCTGACTCATACCTTGGGTAAAATGAATGGCATCACTCGATACTGTCAGACAAACACAGCCCTCTTTCGTTACTGGCTGATGGGTATGATCGCCATCGAGCCACATAAAGTCACCCTCGCGATATGACCCCATTTCATCTTCAAAGCTGCCTCGCAATATTAAGGTGATCTCAAACCCTTTGTGGGTATGGCACGGCACGCTGCCGCCCTTGTCGATATGAAGTAGACTGGCTCTGAGTTCCTGATCTTCTAGCGCTAAACGAGCGCGAGACAGTTTACCCAGTCCCTGCCATTCTCTCAGCGCTATCGATTTAATCGCTCGTGGCAACTTGATCCGCGTACCTGAGATCTCAATTTCGTTAACGGTTTGAGCTAACGCCGAATTAATCAGGGCTGACTGCTCAGTAATAGATTCAATCATGTTTGCAGCATCGCTGCCGGTGATATCACTAACAGTGGCGGCATCAAAATCAAACGCCTTAAAAAACTCATCGTCTTCTATCGGAGTATCGCTTTGCAGTCCAGAAAGTGCTTCACCCATGACGGTGTCATCGAAGGCTTGCGCCGCAGCCTGTTCTGTAAGCAATTGAACTGCTGCACGACACTCGTCACACAGCTCAACATGGCTCGCGACGATCACGGCTACCGATACAGGAAGTTCGCCTGCAACAAAATGCCTTAATACACTTGATGTTGGATGATGTTTAATCATGATAGTCTTCCCCCATTTGCAACTTAAGCTTGCTCAGCGCTAATCTTAATCTCGATTTTATTGTGCCTATCGGCACACCTAACTGCTGAGCCAGTTGCTCTTGCGAAAGCTCTTGATAATAAACTCCTTTGACTACCGCCTGCTGCGCTTCTGGCAGAGTATTTACATAAACTAGCATCTGTTTTTCCATCAGATGATCGCCAAAGTTATCTTCTTCACCTTGCAATTCATCTTGAGCCATATCGATAGGCCAGATGTCATCACCAAGATTTTGTTCATTTTTGGCTTTTATTCGGCGAAGAATATCGAAAGAGGCGTTGCGCATCACCGTATAGACCCAAGTCGTTGCAGCGCCCTTATCTATGTTATACAGATGGGACTTACGCCAAACATTGGTCATAGTTTCTTGTACTAACTCGTTGGCTTGAGCATCGCTTCCTAACTGCTTAATACCAAAACGTTTAATTTTAGGCGCAAAAAACTCAAACAGCGCAGTAAACGCCTGCTTGTCTCTCTGCTCTGCAACCAACGTCAGCCAATGAGACAACTCGGCTGGCACCTGAGTCTTGATATTATTGGCAATAATCTTGCTCTCCCTCTTTGGGTAGCTTTTGCTCACTATTTGCTGCATCTCAAACCAACCATTGCTGAAGTATAGAAACCATTACGCAAGTCAGAAGCAAAAGGATCAATTTATATTTTCGTTGCCAAAAATAAATGTATGGAGAAACACCTTAAGCGAATCAAACATCGAAGGCTCGATGAACTTCTCCTTTTCATTCAAAGATAAAGGTAATATTTCTAAAAGGCGAGCACAGACCCAATCAAGATTTTCAAATTTTGGATTTGGGTAAAGATTTGCCAAAGCGGCATTTTTCTCAAACAGTTTTTCCAACAAACGTCCCATGTCAGATAAACCAGGCTCAACGGTAGCAACTGACCAGAACGGTCGATAATGACTATCGGCCAAGAGTAATCTATCGTCTCGATAACGCATGGTTTGAAGGTCAACTAAATTGAGCCCCTTAACATCAACCACTAAAATCCCACCTTCATCAGAATGGAAGTCGATAATTTCGACTCTAGTTCCCCATTTAGGCACATTGAACGCTAGGTTGCTATCATAACGAGCAATGACAAAACCACCGCGCTCGCCAGCCTCGACAACCATAGAAAGATAACGCGCCTCAAAGATACGTAATCGCTGAATACCATCGGGTAAAATAAATAACGGCAAAGGAAATACCGCCATTTCACGGGCAGCTTCGTGTGCTTGTATCTCATGCGTAGGCTTGTCTATATCCTGTTCTATCACGGTATTTCTCTTGTTGAAGCAATACCAGCTATACGTCAAGCAACCGTAATGGGATCACCAAAAGCACGTTAAAAACCTAAGCTGAAAAATAAAAAAAGCGACCTTGATGGTCGCTTAAAAAGACGGAGCAATCGCGTTATTTATCTAACACACTCGCCATTGAAGGGACGATAGTGACAGGGTCGAGTCGCATCTGATACCAGTTAACACGCCAATCTAAATGGGGGCCAGTCACCCTACCTGTGGCACCGACTTCGGCAATGGGTTGACCTTGCTTGATCTCATCACCTTGTTTGACATACAGCTTACTTAAGTGCAAAAAGCTCGAACTCACCCCGTAACCATGATCGAGAATAATTGTCCCGCCAGAGTAAAACATATCAGGCACCGAGAGACTGATCACCCCATCTGCGGGCGCCACAACAACTGTGCCCGTTTTAGCGGCGACATCGACGCCATAATGCGGGTTACCTGGCTTGCCATTATAAACACGTTGACTACCGTAAACCCCAGAGATACGTCCCGTTAATGGCCAGATAAACTCTTGGGTAAATGCTTCACTTGTTGTAAATTGACTTCTTGCCGCCTTAACTTGTTTGCTGTCTTTGGCCGCTCTGACTTGCGCCTTGGGATCGGGTTTCATGATCTTCTTTGCGATCCCAGTGAGTTTGTCGATTTTGTACTCTTTTGCGTTAATCGTCAGCGGTTTAATTTGGGTCAGTCCATCGGGATAGACCAACTTTAACTCTTGGTTAAGCGCACCATCGCGTTCAAAACCAAAAGCAAAATGACCTTGTGGAGTCACTTTTATCGCGTCTCCGTTAAGGTAAACTTCCGTTCCTGGCGTCGTATGGGCACGAATTAATGCGCCCTGCTCCATCTTGCCCTGCAAGGTCACTTGTGCAACTGCAGTTCCACTTACGCCTATAGCACCCATAGAGAGTGCGCTAACTAATACAGCAAAATAGTTCAAAACAACTCCAACATGATTTTATGTTTAATGGTTCATTAAGCCACTTAGCTTGACTATTCAGGCGCTAGCCTTTAACCGAAATAGCCCCTTTGCCCACTCCTTCATAGGCGATGACCTTAAATGTCGAGCCTGGCACCTCGCTCACTAAGGTGTTGGCAATAAACTCGGCAAGTAGTTCAACCGTGGTATCGTGGGGAATGATCTCACAACGCTTTTTCGGCATCGCCAACTGAAAGTCACCTTGAGGCGCAACATAATGAAATCCGTAGTGGGTCTCATCGGTCACCATGGTCTGCGGCGACAATTCGAGTTCATCGATATCAGCAAGATCATCTTCAGACCCCAAATAAATATCTTTCCAACGGCGACTCCAGTACTCATCCCATTGCGGCGCTGAGACACCATTCTCAAACACATTTATTGGGCTTCTATGACCATGGGCGATCCGCTGACAATTACCGTCATGTTTCTTAAGTCCATGTGAGTAATGATAGAAAGGTGTCTCATGCATCTCATTGCGCAGCGTTAAGGCAATACCGTTAACATTGTCAGGCAGTACCTCTTTCAAGGCTTTTTGCAAGAAGGCATTAACACTTTCAAAATCGATAATTTCTGTTGGGATCAAGGCAAATGCTTGCGCTGGACACGCCAGATGAATATCACCTTGGAGGCTATTAAAATCCATCCATACACGATCGCCCTGTTGTTGCCACCTAACCTCAGAACATGCAGTAGGGATCAGTAATCGATGATCGGCAACATCATCAATGGTGTTTTTAATGGTACGTTTGACCTTAGCAAAATCGAGCACCATATTTTGATCGTCTAAACCACCATCGAGCAGAACATCCACGATCCAGCTTTCCCCCACCATGCCTCTGATCGGGCATAAGTAAGAAAAATCGATAACGGTTAAATCTCTAACAAAAAGTTGCATTTAATCTCCTAGGCAGAAATACAGTCTGCCCTGTTTCGTCCCATCGGCAAGCGGCCAACGAACACAATAGCTATCAACAGATGATTTCACATCATCTGCGACATTTTAGCAAGCGATGACGACCGAGGTCGCCAATTAATTACAATAAAAAACGCCCATAAATAGGCGCCTTCATTATACTAGGGTCTATTCGGGTGAACAGCTTGACTACTGACCACCTTTAAGGCGGCGATCTAATTGGTCTTTCAAGTTGGCTGGAACCCCTTTAATTAAAATGGAATCCGAAATAGGGTCATAAATCACCCGCTCACCTAGATGCTGACCATCAAAACTCAGGGTCACCCCACCACCAGTACCCGAAAACTTCTTTAACTGACGTAACGTTGGTTTATCACCAGGGAATTCATCTTCAAGCTCATACTCTCCCCCTTGGGCGAAATCATAAAAAGAGTCCATACCTGAATCAGCTAGTTCATCTGCCAGATCTTTCAGCTGAATATCAGCCCCAGAATCACAACGCTCAGAGCAATATTCAAATACCTTTTCACGACACTGTTGACGTTCATCTTTAGTCAGTTCGCTACTGGCCACAAAATCCTCAACCGCATTCATCAGCTGTTTGTTTTGCGCCTTGGTATTAACACCCTCGACACATCCCATAAAATCGAGGAAAAAGTCAGCGACTTTACGACCCGCTCTTCCGCGAATAAAAGAGATATATTTAAGCGAATCGGGATCGGCCTGCCACTCGGTTAAATCAATACGTGCAGCAAGTTGCACATTATTGAGATCAAGATGAGTATTTTGCGACAGCTCCATATCATCGAGTACCGTCATCGACGACTTAGCATTGAGTAGTGATACATATAGATAGTCGCTAGTCATGTGGGTATAACATGACATTAATAGGAAGCCGCCCTGACTAAAATCGTACTTGGCTAACTCTTCCTGCAGTAACTTACCAGCCAATGCCGAAAATTCGACAAAACCTAACTCACCGTTTCGATACTCGGTAAGTGCGTCCTTAAACTTAGGATTAGCTTCACCATCTTCACCGTGCGTTCCGAAATGACCAAACCCTTTACCTGCTTTTGTGGTGTAAGTCTGATGCAGCTCTTCGAGCATAGTTTCTACGGCTTGGCTATTTAAAAGAGGCTGTGGACGTAATCTACAGCTCAATTGGCCTTCGCCATCTTGGGAAATAGCGTGAATAATTGCTTGTTCGACGTGAATACTCATAAGCCTCGATAGTGATAATGGTAGAAATCCGTTATTATATGCTGCTATTTCAAATTAAAGTGAAAAAATTTTTAATATGGCTATCCAATCAAAATATTCAAATACGCAAGTTGAATCGATTATTGCAGAACTTCTTGCTGTACTAGACAAGCATCAAGCACCAACCGACTTAGGTTTAATGGTCCTTGGTAACTGCGTCACCGACTTGCTTATTCGTAAAGTGCCTGAAGAGGCCCGAGCTCAAGTTGCTGAGCAGTTCGCCAAAGCGTTAACCCAATCGGTAAAAGGCTAACTTCTGCTACACTTTTACGACTAAAAATCCTGTTTTTATTCGTAAAAAACTAGCAAAGTCGGCTAAAAAAAATTTAAGATTAGATTTGTATTTCAACCTATAGCGGATCCCTATGATCGAGCGAAAAAAAGAGATGGGTCGTGATCGCGTATCACGCTTAGTCAGTTGGGGGCATTGGTTTGCCTTTTTCAATGGCTTCTTAGCTATGATTATTGGCGTCCGTTATATTGAGACGGTCGGCGCGCCAGAGAGTTTGATCGGTTGGAGCTATTTAACGATAAGTACCTTGGGCCACTTTAGCTTTCTAGCGTTTATTGTCTATTTGGTTGTGCTGTTTCCCATCAGTTTAATCTTGCCCTATTCAAAAATTCTCAGGGGATTGGCGGCGGTTGCCGCAACGATCAGCCTGTGCATTTTATTATATGACACCATCATCTATGACGACTATGGGCTGCACCTGAGTCCATTCGTATTTGATATCGCTTGGGCCGACCTTAATAGCTTACTCCAAGGCACCTCCTATATTGTCACGCCTCTGGGTATTATTATTCTTGAACTCACCGCGGCAAACTTTCTGTGGAAACGTATCGAAAAAATTCGTAAATCCAATTATGGAAACAAGGTGGTGATTTTCATCGGTATCTGTTTTGTCAGCAGCCACCTGATCCACATTTGGGCCGATGCGGCAGATGTCACAGAAATCACCCGATTAGATGACGCCTACCCCTTATCTTATCCAGCTACAGCGCGTTCTTTTATGGAGCGTCATGGCATTGAAAAGGGAGAAATGAGCCATAACGATACTCGCACACAACCTACGCTCAACTACCCTATTTCGCCACTGCAATGTAGCGCTAATGATAGGGTCAACTTATTGCTAGTCACGGTTGACGGCTTTAGAGCAGACATGGTCGATGAAGTAACTATGCCATTTCTTTATCAATACGCTCGAAACAACCACCAATTTAGTCGACATCACAGCGGTGGCACCATACATGAAAGTGGCATGTTCTCCCTGTTATACGGCCTTCAAGGCAGCTATATTGCAGCCAGTGATCTCGATTATCGCTCACCAGTATTAACTCAAGAGTTAACACAGCAAGGATACGCCCTTGGCTTGTTTGCGCCTAAAATGGAAAGCGTGGTTCCCAATGCGATCTACCAAAATTTAGAAGACCACACACAAAGCCTGAGTGAGGGCATTGCCGATGCCGATATCCGCAGCATCGAAACATTCAAAACATGGCAAGCTGAGCAGGTCCAACCTTGGTTTGCATTAATAAACCTGCAAAGTCCTGACAGCTACGATACCCCAATTGGCTTTCTTGGTATCGAGACAGTAAAACCTAAACAAGCGTTAAAGCCAGCACAGAAAGTATTATTTAATCAATATCGCCAATCACTTAATTTTATCGATAAACAATTGCAGCAACTATTAACTCAAGTGCCTGAAGAAACCTTTGTACTCATCACAGGTGTTAACGGTAAGGTATTTACTAGCGATAACAACGAAGCCCGCACTAACTTGTCACCAGTGAATGTCAATGTGCCTTTAATCATCAACTGGCCAGGGCCTGCTAACGCGAAAACGGTTAATTACTCCACCAGCCACTACGGTATAGTGCCAACCTTAATGACACAGCTTTTAAACTGTAATAACAAGGCGCAAGACTACAGTTCTGGCCAAAGTTTACTCCAGCCAAACCCCAATAACTGGACCTATGTCGGTGACAATTTAGTCTTTGGTATTTATCAAGAAGATGAAATCACCGTGATTGACCGCCATGGTAAATATCGCATCTATGATAAAGATTACAGTCAACGATTACGCAAGAAGATCAGTGCACCTGAGTTTATTCAAGTGATGCGAGAAGGACGAAGATTCTACAACCACTAAGGTATAGATCAAATTAACGTCTATAAACTAAGCAATTAGTCTTCGATAGCATGCGAAACACTTGCATAGCCCTATTTGAGTTGATAAAGTTCGGCCTGTCCTAACAGACCCCAGAGTTAAACTGTTATGGATTAAATCGGTATGTAGCGCAGCCCGGTAGCGCACTGTCATGGGGTGTCAGGGGTCGGAGGTTCGAATCCTCTCATACCGACCAAATTATTAAAAGGGTTAGCTTAATAGCTAACCCTTTTTGCTATGTGTAATTCCCTTAATCTGTCATATCACTTTGTCGCTTTACACTCATTATACCAATCAGTATAAGAAAGTGATCTACTCAGCGTGTTTTAGCACTTTTGATGCAGTGTTAACGAGTTTGACCCTAGTTCAACTATGCTCTTCACTCGTTGCAAACAACAGGGTCTTGCATGTTCCCGACATACTTAAGACATTCCCCTCCATCCCTAGAGGTCAGATGTTGTGAATGTCTTAAATGCACGACTATATGGATATAAAAGGTAGGGCGAAGCACGACTAAAGGGATTTAGGAGGTAGGGTAACGTATGGAGCGGTTACCGAGGATGCTAGAACCGAGGAGCAATTAAAGACCTTGCCTCATAAGCGCTACATTCTCGCTGAGCGATCACATCTTGATACTGATTGGTATTACAACATTTGGTTAGCATTTAGCTATTGATTAACATAAACTTTCAATGAATAACCTCATCTCCAGTTAAAAGATGAGATAACACTAGGTTAGTTAACCGTTTTACTCCTATTTTATTGTAAACGTGCCATCTGTGTTGTTAACAAGGCATATTGAGAAGCTAATAGTCATGCTATTGCTGGTGAATAAACGCCTTCAGAGGATAAAGGGCTGTTTGAGATACGCTTTTAGTTCAGGTTAACGAGCACTTTACCATTGACTAAATATCTATAAGCATCAATTACAGACAGGGATTATGCAATTGATTAATATTCGCCATTTGGCATTCGCATTCGCTTTGGGCATTTTAGGTTTACTGGTAAACCTTGTCCCGATTCAACTGTTTGGCAACCAGCAGTTGGTCATTGGTAACATGTTCTTTGTTATTGTCGCCGTCTTTATTGGCCCTTGGTACGCCCTACTAACCGCACTTTTATGTGCAACGGGTCTCTATATCGCATGGGACAGTTGGCATATGTTCTTTTTATTTCCGCTCGAAGCGCTTTGGTTAGGTTATGCTCGCCGTAAAGAGTTCTATTCACTTTACGCAGATATTGTTTACTGGATCGTTGTCGGCATCCCACTGTTTTATATTTACTTAAACTCACTGTCAGAATTACCAAACAGTTATTTGACTTTTATTATATTAAAACAAGGAATTAATGGCTTACTCTATACTGCGCTAGCTTCAATCATTGTCACACTCATCCCAGTTCGATTTCATATTAAAGATAAGATAACCAATCAAAAACGTAAAAGCTTTAACCAACAGCTAACTTACACTTTCACCCAGATCCTAACTTTAGTGTTGCTAGTCTCAGCCCTTATTTTTAATAATCATTCTCTCAATCAACAGCAGTTAGCAGTAAAACATCGCCTTGAAGATTCAGCTAATCATCTAGGTAATGCAGCCCAAACCATTATTGATGATCATTTTCGCACCATAGATAATGCTGCTCGATGGCTTAGCTTTTCTGGCTCAGACCAAAGTCAATGGCAAGGGCTACTATCAAAACTACATCAGAGTTACCCTAACTTTATCTCAATGCTCATTACAGATGACCAAGGAGTCATTACCGCCGCAAGTCCCATTGCTCGTTTAAAAGAGTCAGATCGTAATAACAAAACCCTAAGCGTTATGGATAGGCATTACTTTCAAGAAGCATTTTTCAATCAGCTCACTTTTATTTCTCCAGCATTTCTGGGACGAGGATTTGGTAATGATCCCATTGTAGCGATCAGTGCACCTCTCTATCATGCCAACAATCAAATCAAACCAATTGGAATACTAGAGGGCTCACTAAACCTCACTCAATTTGCACAAATTGATCACCGAGATATGGACTATGAGACTCGCTCAATTATCTTAATCGATGAGAATAATTTAGTGATCTACGCATCTAAACCTCTCAAAATGCAGCCACTAGAGCCGCTATCATTCTCGATGAGTGGGCTCAACTATAAAACCAAGTTGAACATGATCAATTTTAATAATTTAGATAGCGAGAGCCCTGAGTACGCTTACTCTAAATACATACTCAATAATGGTTGGTCTCTCTATGTCGTCGTTCCCTTCGCGCCATTATTGGCCGAAGTAGAACAGCAATATTTGATGATGTTTACCGTGTTACTGTTTGCATTCATTACCACAATATTACTCATCCAAGTGATCAGTGGTAGATTAACCGCTCCACTTGAAGTGATAGCGACGAAGTTCAGCAGTTGGAATGTTAATGGAGGAGAACTGCTACTCAATGACACAACGCCCAAAGAGATCCACACCCTATCGACGAGTATTCAAAAGAGTAAACAGGAACTACTGAGTTACCAACTTGAACTAGAAGAGAAGGTGGCGTTGCGAACCGTAGAACTAGAAAAAGCCAATACCCAATTACAAGCGCTAAGTGAAATGGATGCACTCACAGGCCTTTATAATAGACGCTATACCGAAACGCATTTTCCAACACTACACGATATGTGTAAGCGTAACGGCTCTGCATTGGCATTTTGTATAGTCGATATTGACCACTTTAAACAGGTCAATGACACCTATGGCCATCAAGCGGGTGATAAGGCATTAATCACCATAGCCACATTGATGAAACAGTTTTTCAAGCGAGACACTGATATTGTCTCTCGATATGGCGGCGAAGAGTTTTTAATAATTTTACCCCAGTGTAATGCTCTACAAGTAGAAATTCATCTTAACCAATTTCGACAACTCATTGCCGATACAGAGATAGAGATGAGTCCGACCCAAAAGGCTAAGCTGACCGTCAGTATGGGGACTGTGGTTAGTAATGCAGGTGAATTCAACAACATAGACCACTGGTTTAAAATGGCAGATCTAAACCTCTATGAAGCCAAAGAAAGTGGCAGAGATAAAGTGATCTGTTCTCTGTTAGCTGAAGGTGAATATTAGGCTTATTGCTCAGATTGTTCTGCCTCTATATAGTTTTCAATTCGTTCAATCATATAGGGGAAAAAAGGGTTCCATTTTTGACGTAAGGTTTCGGCTGCCGGCACCCCAAATACGCCACGTTCACCACGAATAGCGGCGGCACCAATATGAACCCTATAGTTAGGCTCCCCCTTATAGGGTCCATAGATCTCATCAGATGCAGGAAACGGCAGTGCAACATGGGACAGGGAGTAAACTTCTGTAGGCCATGCTAAGGAAAGCGGCTCATGATATGGCTCTTGGTCGGCCCTATATCGAACAACCTCAACGTCCGGTATGATTTGGAGTGTGTGCTCATTTATTCGCTGATGCTGGTTTTGTACGATCGTTAATTCATATTGCATCTGCTTAGGTACAATTAAAGGTTTCAGTGCCTCCATAGGATCATTGGTAATCAATGCCA
Protein-coding sequences here:
- a CDS encoding YbgA family protein, with the protein product MMNKKLKIGISACVMGEHVRYDRGHKKSNFCVDQLSDFAEFKPVCPEMAIGLPVPRPTIRQIIRDNIITVSRPDGTGDVTAKLKDFGEQAAKKYGELSGFVFCAKSPSCGMERVKVYHHHGKGSESTGIGVFAEQVMKGNPLLPCEENGRLNDPVIRENFITRIFTYQKWLDLTAAGITKHKLITFHSTHKYLVMSHHIESYRALGKLLARADMPLEEMAEQYISGLMEALKNKASRRSHTNTLQHLQGYFKRQLDEAKRKELTDEIAAYHQGLSPLLVPLTLIKHYLIEYPNAYLEDQVYLNPHPKELRLRYGY
- a CDS encoding ChrR family anti-sigma-E factor, producing MIKHHPTSSVLRHFVAGELPVSVAVIVASHVELCDECRAAVQLLTEQAAAQAFDDTVMGEALSGLQSDTPIEDDEFFKAFDFDAATVSDITGSDAANMIESITEQSALINSALAQTVNEIEISGTRIKLPRAIKSIALREWQGLGKLSRARLALEDQELRASLLHIDKGGSVPCHTHKGFEITLILRGSFEDEMGSYREGDFMWLDGDHTHQPVTKEGCVCLTVSSDAIHFTQGMSQLLNPIGRFIY
- a CDS encoding sigma-70 family RNA polymerase sigma factor, yielding MQQIVSKSYPKRESKIIANNIKTQVPAELSHWLTLVAEQRDKQAFTALFEFFAPKIKRFGIKQLGSDAQANELVQETMTNVWRKSHLYNIDKGAATTWVYTVMRNASFDILRRIKAKNEQNLGDDIWPIDMAQDELQGEEDNFGDHLMEKQMLVYVNTLPEAQQAVVKGVYYQELSQEQLAQQLGVPIGTIKSRLRLALSKLKLQMGEDYHD
- a CDS encoding LON peptidase substrate-binding domain-containing protein; translation: MIEQDIDKPTHEIQAHEAAREMAVFPLPLFILPDGIQRLRIFEARYLSMVVEAGERGGFVIARYDSNLAFNVPKWGTRVEIIDFHSDEGGILVVDVKGLNLVDLQTMRYRDDRLLLADSHYRPFWSVATVEPGLSDMGRLLEKLFEKNAALANLYPNPKFENLDWVCARLLEILPLSLNEKEKFIEPSMFDSLKVFLHTFIFGNENIN
- a CDS encoding M23 family metallopeptidase, with the translated sequence MGAIGVSGTAVAQVTLQGKMEQGALIRAHTTPGTEVYLNGDAIKVTPQGHFAFGFERDGALNQELKLVYPDGLTQIKPLTINAKEYKIDKLTGIAKKIMKPDPKAQVRAAKDSKQVKAARSQFTTSEAFTQEFIWPLTGRISGVYGSQRVYNGKPGNPHYGVDVAAKTGTVVVAPADGVISLSVPDMFYSGGTIILDHGYGVSSSFLHLSKLYVKQGDEIKQGQPIAEVGATGRVTGPHLDWRVNWYQMRLDPVTIVPSMASVLDK
- a CDS encoding 6-carboxytetrahydropterin synthase, which encodes MQLFVRDLTVIDFSYLCPIRGMVGESWIVDVLLDGGLDDQNMVLDFAKVKRTIKNTIDDVADHRLLIPTACSEVRWQQQGDRVWMDFNSLQGDIHLACPAQAFALIPTEIIDFESVNAFLQKALKEVLPDNVNGIALTLRNEMHETPFYHYSHGLKKHDGNCQRIAHGHRSPINVFENGVSAPQWDEYWSRRWKDIYLGSEDDLADIDELELSPQTMVTDETHYGFHYVAPQGDFQLAMPKKRCEIIPHDTTVELLAEFIANTLVSEVPGSTFKVIAYEGVGKGAISVKG
- the yejK gene encoding nucleoid-associated protein YejK; this translates as MSIHVEQAIIHAISQDGEGQLSCRLRPQPLLNSQAVETMLEELHQTYTTKAGKGFGHFGTHGEDGEANPKFKDALTEYRNGELGFVEFSALAGKLLQEELAKYDFSQGGFLLMSCYTHMTSDYLYVSLLNAKSSMTVLDDMELSQNTHLDLNNVQLAARIDLTEWQADPDSLKYISFIRGRAGRKVADFFLDFMGCVEGVNTKAQNKQLMNAVEDFVASSELTKDERQQCREKVFEYCSERCDSGADIQLKDLADELADSGMDSFYDFAQGGEYELEDEFPGDKPTLRQLKKFSGTGGGVTLSFDGQHLGERVIYDPISDSILIKGVPANLKDQLDRRLKGGQ
- a CDS encoding YejL family protein, giving the protein MAIQSKYSNTQVESIIAELLAVLDKHQAPTDLGLMVLGNCVTDLLIRKVPEEARAQVAEQFAKALTQSVKG
- a CDS encoding DUF3413 domain-containing protein, with protein sequence MIERKKEMGRDRVSRLVSWGHWFAFFNGFLAMIIGVRYIETVGAPESLIGWSYLTISTLGHFSFLAFIVYLVVLFPISLILPYSKILRGLAAVAATISLCILLYDTIIYDDYGLHLSPFVFDIAWADLNSLLQGTSYIVTPLGIIILELTAANFLWKRIEKIRKSNYGNKVVIFIGICFVSSHLIHIWADAADVTEITRLDDAYPLSYPATARSFMERHGIEKGEMSHNDTRTQPTLNYPISPLQCSANDRVNLLLVTVDGFRADMVDEVTMPFLYQYARNNHQFSRHHSGGTIHESGMFSLLYGLQGSYIAASDLDYRSPVLTQELTQQGYALGLFAPKMESVVPNAIYQNLEDHTQSLSEGIADADIRSIETFKTWQAEQVQPWFALINLQSPDSYDTPIGFLGIETVKPKQALKPAQKVLFNQYRQSLNFIDKQLQQLLTQVPEETFVLITGVNGKVFTSDNNEARTNLSPVNVNVPLIINWPGPANAKTVNYSTSHYGIVPTLMTQLLNCNNKAQDYSSGQSLLQPNPNNWTYVGDNLVFGIYQEDEITVIDRHGKYRIYDKDYSQRLRKKISAPEFIQVMREGRRFYNH
- a CDS encoding sensor domain-containing diguanylate cyclase, yielding MQLINIRHLAFAFALGILGLLVNLVPIQLFGNQQLVIGNMFFVIVAVFIGPWYALLTALLCATGLYIAWDSWHMFFLFPLEALWLGYARRKEFYSLYADIVYWIVVGIPLFYIYLNSLSELPNSYLTFIILKQGINGLLYTALASIIVTLIPVRFHIKDKITNQKRKSFNQQLTYTFTQILTLVLLVSALIFNNHSLNQQQLAVKHRLEDSANHLGNAAQTIIDDHFRTIDNAARWLSFSGSDQSQWQGLLSKLHQSYPNFISMLITDDQGVITAASPIARLKESDRNNKTLSVMDRHYFQEAFFNQLTFISPAFLGRGFGNDPIVAISAPLYHANNQIKPIGILEGSLNLTQFAQIDHRDMDYETRSIILIDENNLVIYASKPLKMQPLEPLSFSMSGLNYKTKLNMINFNNLDSESPEYAYSKYILNNGWSLYVVVPFAPLLAEVEQQYLMMFTVLLFAFITTILLIQVISGRLTAPLEVIATKFSSWNVNGGELLLNDTTPKEIHTLSTSIQKSKQELLSYQLELEEKVALRTVELEKANTQLQALSEMDALTGLYNRRYTETHFPTLHDMCKRNGSALAFCIVDIDHFKQVNDTYGHQAGDKALITIATLMKQFFKRDTDIVSRYGGEEFLIILPQCNALQVEIHLNQFRQLIADTEIEMSPTQKAKLTVSMGTVVSNAGEFNNIDHWFKMADLNLYEAKESGRDKVICSLLAEGEY